Proteins from a single region of Streptomyces sp. HUAS 15-9:
- a CDS encoding LuxR C-terminal-related transcriptional regulator, producing the protein MQRLESLTEREREVLLLLGTGLGNRELARELGIAERTVKAHIANIVDKTEQQTRTQAAIVAALAHDQLCSDSACTQRLAKPVERRVKPPAA; encoded by the coding sequence GTGCAGAGGCTGGAGAGCCTGACCGAGCGGGAGCGTGAAGTACTCCTGCTGCTCGGAACGGGCTTGGGCAACCGGGAACTGGCCCGTGAACTGGGAATCGCGGAGCGCACCGTGAAGGCGCACATCGCGAACATCGTGGACAAGACCGAACAGCAGACACGCACGCAGGCTGCGATCGTTGCAGCCTTGGCCCACGACCAGCTGTGTTCGGATTCGGCGTGCACGCAGCGCCTGGCGAAGCCCGTGGAGCGGAGAGTGAAGCCCCCTGCCGCCTAG
- a CDS encoding IS5 family transposase, giving the protein MPWPVAGVVVEHVVSGVGGGYPSDLTDEQWALVEPLLPPARVGPKGGRREKHPRRRIVDAIFYVVRTGCSWRQLPKDFAPWPTVYWYFTWWHDDGTVQRIHDALRGQIREADGRNAEPSAGLIDSQSVRTADTVPAVTRGFDAGKKVKGRKRFIVTDTLGLLLAVHVVAASVQDRDGARRPLLWTRLDHPGVKKIWADQGFAGRLVDWTTTVLGRELEIVRKDPDQQGFQVQSKRWAVERTFAWITAHRRLARDYETSPARSETMVRWAMIGIMVRRLTRVGPVSRAGRRPLTRTAA; this is encoded by the coding sequence CTGCCGTGGCCTGTTGCTGGTGTGGTCGTTGAGCATGTCGTGAGCGGTGTCGGGGGCGGGTATCCGTCGGACTTGACGGACGAGCAGTGGGCGTTGGTTGAACCGTTGTTGCCGCCCGCGCGGGTGGGGCCCAAGGGCGGGCGGCGGGAGAAGCATCCGCGGCGGCGGATCGTGGACGCGATCTTCTATGTCGTGCGGACCGGCTGCTCTTGGCGGCAGCTGCCGAAGGACTTCGCGCCTTGGCCAACGGTCTACTGGTACTTCACGTGGTGGCACGACGACGGCACGGTCCAGCGCATCCACGATGCCCTGCGCGGTCAGATCCGCGAAGCCGACGGCCGCAACGCCGAGCCGAGCGCGGGCCTGATCGATTCGCAGTCTGTTCGTACTGCTGACACCGTTCCCGCCGTCACCAGGGGATTCGACGCGGGCAAGAAGGTTAAGGGCCGCAAGCGGTTCATCGTCACTGACACTCTCGGCCTGCTGCTGGCCGTGCACGTCGTCGCGGCCAGTGTCCAGGACCGTGACGGCGCCCGCCGACCGCTGCTGTGGACCCGCCTCGACCATCCAGGTGTCAAGAAGATCTGGGCGGACCAGGGCTTCGCCGGCCGACTGGTCGATTGGACCACCACCGTGCTCGGCCGCGAGCTGGAGATCGTCCGTAAAGACCCCGACCAGCAGGGGTTCCAAGTCCAGTCGAAGCGGTGGGCGGTAGAACGCACCTTCGCGTGGATCACCGCCCACCGACGCCTGGCCCGCGATTACGAGACCAGTCCCGCCCGCTCCGAGACGATGGTCCGATGGGCGATGATCGGCATCATGGTCCGCCGCCTGACCCGAGTGGGGCCAGTTTCCCGGGCAGGCCGACGCCCGTTGACTCGAACTGCGGCCTGA